One Rosa chinensis cultivar Old Blush chromosome 5, RchiOBHm-V2, whole genome shotgun sequence genomic region harbors:
- the LOC112203015 gene encoding cysteine proteinase inhibitor 1 → MCTQCLFLALLSLLLPLVAAAGDPFEDQIAGGWEPIKNIGDPHVQDIAKWAVTEYNQQSHKALFFLRVVQGQEQVVAGTNYKLVISVKDGSSTVNYESFVFENLQETSRKLVSFTRK, encoded by the coding sequence ATGTGTACTCAGTGCCTCTTCCTTGCACTTCTttctctcctccttcctctggTCGCAGCTGCCGGAGATCCATTTGAAGACCAAATTGCAGGTGGTTGGGAACCCATCAAGAATATCGGTGACCCGCATGTGCAAGATATAGCAAAGTGGGCGGTCACCGAGTACAACCAGCAATCCCACAAGGCGTTATTTTTCTTGAGGGTGGTTCAAGGCCAGGAACAAGTCGTAGCTGGAACAAATTATAAGCTTGTCATTAGTGTCAAGGATGGATCCTCGACTGTGAATTATGAGAGCTTCGTCTTTGAGAACTTACAAGAGACATCTAGAAAATTGGTCTCCTTTACTAGAAAATAA